A region of uncultured Carboxylicivirga sp. DNA encodes the following proteins:
- a CDS encoding glycoside hydrolase family 43 protein — translation MVLVLIIATSGCCQQEKKIEYINPIVPQRADPWVVRSDNGEYFMISTAPEYDRIEIIKSKTINDLGVNEPVVIWRKHETGNMGAHIWAPELHRLDGKWYIYFAAGDAENVWNIRIYALSNESEDPTQGEWKEEGRIMTQRESFSLDATVFEHNGKRYMIWAQSMGPENSSLVLSEMESPIKLKGPEIVITKPEYEWETRKHNVNEGPAVIKRNGKIFVTYSASATNHNYCMGLLWAVENADLLDVKSWNKSEKPVFSTNEAVRRYGPGHNSFTVAEDGKTDVLIYHSRVYKDIRGWELADVNRHTRARTFTWDEKGFPDFGQELAD, via the coding sequence ATGGTCCTGGTATTAATTATTGCAACATCGGGTTGCTGCCAGCAAGAAAAGAAAATTGAATACATTAACCCAATCGTTCCACAAAGAGCTGATCCCTGGGTGGTTCGCAGCGATAACGGTGAATATTTCATGATATCGACCGCTCCTGAATATGACCGAATTGAAATTATAAAATCGAAAACAATAAATGATTTAGGTGTTAATGAGCCTGTTGTTATTTGGAGAAAACACGAAACAGGTAATATGGGAGCACATATTTGGGCACCGGAACTACACCGATTAGATGGCAAATGGTATATCTACTTTGCTGCAGGAGATGCTGAAAATGTTTGGAATATCAGAATATATGCCTTATCAAATGAATCGGAAGATCCAACTCAGGGAGAATGGAAAGAAGAAGGTAGAATCATGACTCAAAGAGAATCTTTTTCGTTAGACGCTACCGTTTTTGAGCATAATGGTAAAAGATATATGATTTGGGCACAATCAATGGGACCTGAAAACTCTTCTTTGGTGCTGTCTGAAATGGAATCACCCATAAAATTAAAGGGACCGGAGATTGTGATAACCAAACCTGAATATGAATGGGAAACGCGTAAACACAATGTGAACGAAGGACCAGCCGTGATCAAACGCAATGGAAAGATATTTGTCACATATTCGGCCAGTGCAACCAATCATAATTATTGCATGGGCTTGCTTTGGGCCGTTGAAAATGCAGATTTGCTCGATGTTAAATCGTGGAATAAATCTGAAAAACCTGTTTTCTCAACCAATGAAGCCGTTCGACGTTATGGACCGGGCCATAACTCGTTTACAGTTGCCGAGGATGGAAAAACAGATGTTTTAATTTACCATTCAAGGGTTTACAAAGACATCAGAGGATGGGAATTGGCTGACGTTAACCGTCACACACGCGCCCGTACATTTACATGGGACGAAAAAGGATTTCCTGACTTTGGGCAGGAACTGGCTGATTAG
- a CDS encoding DUF3667 domain-containing protein: MNQDSHNQSTETTKQEELCKNCDTSFVGQYCPNCGQHVKEIERPIRFMIVDFMGTIVSFDTRLVKTLVAILFKPGKLTQDFLEGRRARYMPPFRFYVFISFVMFLLISTLTGNSIKNGMKNGYNSDFTLNDDLIKNDSVQMMRDSIMTQVDSELKNNLDSTKYNQYKEIIEKKDSSLTNLSYSIFNKDLDDEEEEFSKYEETAKLIQQHPELYTNKLFQYTSWSLFLFMPIFAFFLWMLFYKSKNLYVGHLIFALNIHSFIFTITSIVVGMALIFPNHSTAWTGYLYLLMPVYQVIGARKLYQRKWTSTFFRLTLVWFLYGFVWFVGLITLVAFTFFLM, translated from the coding sequence ATGAATCAAGATTCGCATAATCAATCTACCGAAACAACTAAACAAGAAGAGCTTTGTAAAAACTGCGATACATCTTTTGTTGGCCAGTATTGTCCTAACTGTGGACAACATGTTAAAGAAATAGAACGACCTATTCGTTTTATGATTGTTGATTTTATGGGAACCATCGTTTCGTTTGACACACGATTGGTAAAAACTTTAGTTGCCATACTTTTTAAACCCGGTAAGCTTACACAGGATTTTCTTGAAGGTAGAAGAGCACGTTATATGCCACCCTTCCGCTTTTATGTCTTCATCAGCTTTGTTATGTTTTTATTGATTTCTACTCTAACAGGTAATTCAATAAAGAACGGAATGAAAAATGGTTATAATTCCGACTTTACCTTAAATGACGATCTTATTAAAAATGATTCGGTGCAGATGATGAGAGACTCAATAATGACCCAGGTTGATTCTGAACTAAAAAACAATCTTGATTCGACAAAATACAATCAATACAAAGAAATCATTGAGAAAAAGGACTCTTCACTTACAAACTTAAGTTATTCAATTTTTAATAAAGACTTGGATGATGAGGAAGAGGAATTTTCGAAATATGAAGAGACAGCTAAACTCATACAACAACATCCCGAGTTATATACAAACAAACTCTTTCAATATACTTCATGGTCATTGTTTTTGTTTATGCCCATCTTTGCCTTCTTCCTTTGGATGTTGTTTTATAAAAGTAAAAACCTATATGTTGGACATTTAATTTTCGCCTTAAACATTCATTCATTTATTTTTACCATCACTTCTATTGTGGTTGGAATGGCATTAATCTTTCCCAATCACAGTACTGCCTGGACCGGATATTTATATCTTCTTATGCCGGTATACCAGGTTATAGGTGCCCGTAAATTATATCAACGCAAATGGACCAGCACATTTTTCAGATTAACACTGGTTTGGTTTTTATACGGCTTTGTATGGTTCGTTGGGTTAATTACTTTGGTAGCTTTTACATTCTTTCTAATGTAA
- a CDS encoding cobyric acid synthase — MKQLRPLMIVGTCSDAGKSVINAGICRILKQDGYAPAPFKAQNMSLNSYATPEGFEIGRAQATQAEACDIPCHSDMNPVLLKPTGDMMSQVVLNGKPVGNRSAYEYFRSHNSQPLFDAAYEAFERLTTRYSPIVLEGAGSISELNLKDRDIVNMRMAIRTGAAVYLVADIDRGGVFGSVYGTVMLLDEEERKHLKGIIINKFRGDIRLFEDGKKMIEDLTGVPVVGVIPYFRDIYIEEEDSVVLDQKKKTAVEDKVNVAVVLLNQMSNFTDFNALQHDTRVNLYYSDQIKEIRKADIVILPGSKSTIKDLTILREKGIDRLLMDMYKSDKTVIGICGGYQMMGESIADPDQLEGKVNQIEGLSLLPVRTVITNDKQTVQTQFQFLNQPDECEGYEIHMGRTDIIKDIQPLVTLKDGTLEGVMLNDKCWGSYMHGILDNQVVINHLLAPYTDEKVSTMSYKDFKNKEYDRLADHLRSNLDIDYIYKVMKGEDIDA, encoded by the coding sequence ATGAAACAATTACGACCACTTATGATTGTTGGAACCTGTTCCGATGCTGGCAAGAGTGTTATAAATGCTGGTATTTGCAGGATATTGAAGCAGGATGGATATGCACCGGCACCGTTTAAGGCACAAAATATGTCGTTAAACAGCTATGCAACGCCTGAAGGATTCGAGATTGGAAGAGCCCAGGCTACTCAGGCTGAGGCATGCGATATACCTTGTCATTCAGATATGAATCCGGTATTGTTAAAGCCAACAGGAGATATGATGTCTCAGGTTGTACTGAATGGTAAGCCCGTTGGAAACAGATCGGCTTATGAATATTTTCGTTCTCATAACAGCCAACCGTTATTTGATGCAGCTTACGAAGCATTTGAACGATTAACTACCCGCTATTCACCTATTGTATTGGAAGGAGCAGGCTCTATATCAGAATTAAATCTGAAAGATCGCGACATTGTAAATATGCGAATGGCTATTCGCACAGGAGCTGCTGTTTATCTGGTTGCTGATATCGATCGGGGTGGTGTATTTGGTAGTGTTTATGGAACTGTAATGTTACTTGACGAAGAGGAAAGAAAGCACCTGAAGGGAATTATCATTAATAAGTTTCGTGGCGACATCCGATTGTTTGAGGATGGCAAAAAAATGATTGAAGACCTGACGGGAGTTCCTGTGGTTGGGGTAATTCCATATTTCAGAGATATTTATATTGAAGAAGAAGATTCGGTAGTTCTTGATCAGAAGAAAAAAACAGCAGTGGAAGATAAAGTAAATGTTGCTGTGGTTTTACTAAATCAAATGTCAAATTTTACTGATTTTAATGCCCTTCAGCACGACACCAGAGTGAATCTATATTATTCCGATCAGATCAAAGAAATAAGAAAAGCAGACATTGTTATTTTGCCCGGATCGAAAAGCACCATTAAAGATCTCACAATTCTCAGAGAGAAAGGAATTGATAGACTTTTGATGGATATGTATAAGAGTGATAAAACTGTGATTGGTATCTGTGGCGGTTATCAGATGATGGGAGAGAGTATTGCAGACCCTGACCAGCTCGAAGGAAAAGTAAATCAGATAGAAGGCTTATCCTTATTGCCAGTTAGAACTGTAATCACTAATGATAAACAAACTGTTCAGACTCAATTTCAATTTCTGAATCAACCGGATGAATGTGAAGGATATGAAATTCATATGGGTAGAACAGATATTATAAAAGATATCCAACCATTGGTAACCTTGAAGGATGGCACATTAGAAGGTGTGATGCTTAATGATAAATGTTGGGGTTCCTACATGCATGGGATATTGGATAATCAAGTAGTGATAAATCATTTGCTGGCTCCATATACTGATGAGAAGGTGTCGACGATGAGCTATAAAGATTTTAAAAATAAAGAATACGACCGTTTGGCCGATCATTTACGAAGTAATCTGGATATAGATTACATCTATAAAGTAATGAAAGGGGAGGATATTGATGCATAA
- a CDS encoding aminotransferase class I/II-fold pyridoxal phosphate-dependent enzyme, translating to MHNRFDHGDDGYRFDREIVADFSTNAWYLGPDPLLLDHLKENIRLLGSYPEPYAESFVKEIAKKYAISTNSVLACNGTIEAIFLIARLFAGKKSRIISPTFSEYEHACQVNNHNVSFCGSGFIREGMQTDFDLFWICNPNNPTGQVIKSDALLALVRNNPQTTFVVDEAYADFCMDDITLDSKAGQIENLIVLKSLTKNNCLSGLRLGYILCHPAIGKRLKAIQAPWSVNALAVEAGKYVLEHPRINIEDLIAYQSLAQQLINEITHLGCEVQPSKTGYFLLKTPLEAAVVKDYLVNEMGILVRDASNFRTLTPYHIRVASLSIDKNQLLISGLKKCLSEVKATHS from the coding sequence ATGCATAACCGGTTTGATCATGGAGATGATGGTTACAGGTTTGATCGTGAGATTGTCGCTGATTTCAGCACCAATGCATGGTATTTGGGGCCCGATCCATTACTATTGGATCACCTGAAAGAAAATATCAGATTGTTGGGTTCTTATCCTGAACCTTATGCAGAATCGTTTGTCAAAGAAATTGCAAAAAAATATGCGATCTCAACAAATAGTGTTCTGGCCTGTAATGGAACCATTGAGGCAATTTTTCTGATTGCCCGTTTATTTGCGGGTAAAAAAAGTCGTATCATAAGTCCTACCTTCTCGGAGTACGAACATGCTTGCCAGGTAAATAATCATAACGTTAGCTTTTGCGGATCAGGCTTTATCAGGGAAGGAATGCAAACAGATTTTGATCTTTTCTGGATTTGTAATCCGAATAATCCAACCGGGCAGGTAATTAAGTCTGATGCACTGTTAGCTTTAGTTAGAAACAATCCACAGACAACATTTGTGGTTGACGAAGCTTATGCTGATTTCTGTATGGATGATATCACATTGGACAGCAAAGCCGGTCAGATAGAAAACCTGATTGTTTTAAAGTCGCTCACCAAAAATAATTGTTTATCTGGTTTGCGTTTGGGATATATTCTATGTCATCCGGCAATAGGTAAGAGGTTAAAGGCCATTCAGGCTCCTTGGTCGGTAAATGCATTGGCTGTAGAAGCCGGGAAATATGTGCTTGAGCATCCACGCATAAACATCGAAGATCTTATTGCTTACCAATCATTGGCTCAGCAGTTGATCAATGAAATAACACATTTAGGATGTGAGGTGCAGCCTTCAAAAACAGGCTACTTTTTATTGAAAACACCTCTTGAAGCAGCTGTTGTGAAAGATTATCTGGTAAACGAAATGGGAATACTTGTTCGTGATGCATCCAATTTTCGCACGCTCACGCCATATCATATTCGGGTGGCTAGTTTATCTATCGATAAGAACCAATTATTAATATCAGGACTTAAGAAATGTTTGTCCGAAGTTAAGGCAACTCATAGCTAA
- the cbiB gene encoding adenosylcobinamide-phosphate synthase CbiB, producing the protein MELYGIIIALAIAYFFDLILGDPMWLPHPIVFFGKAISFGEKKLNKGSHRLLKGALLTILLILFVFYFFAVLQWFTQWLNPYVYFGFVALFFFYGIANRTLIHEGRMVFKELDNNGLEAGRKQLSRIVGRDTSQLTEQQIRTAVLETMAENLSDGVVAPIFWFAIGGIPAMMTYKMINTLDSMIGYKSDRYIYFGRFAARIDDVVNYIPARITAILMALAAPSMRAISYMFTFGRKHSSPNAGYPEAALAGILNVRFGGPNIYHGQLVEKPYIGKNYRDLQYYDFKITSRINHTVCILAVIIVINIHIINNL; encoded by the coding sequence ATGGAATTATACGGAATAATTATAGCGCTAGCCATTGCTTATTTTTTTGATTTGATTTTGGGAGATCCTATGTGGTTGCCTCATCCCATTGTTTTCTTTGGAAAAGCCATTTCCTTTGGCGAGAAAAAGCTAAATAAAGGTTCTCACCGTCTGTTAAAGGGTGCTTTACTGACTATTCTATTAATCCTGTTTGTATTTTATTTTTTTGCGGTGTTACAGTGGTTTACACAATGGCTAAATCCTTATGTTTATTTTGGGTTTGTAGCACTCTTCTTCTTTTATGGGATAGCTAACCGAACGTTGATTCATGAAGGAAGAATGGTGTTTAAGGAATTGGATAATAATGGACTGGAAGCAGGGCGGAAACAACTTTCCAGAATTGTTGGCAGGGATACTTCTCAATTAACTGAACAACAAATACGTACTGCGGTGTTGGAAACCATGGCCGAAAATCTGAGCGATGGAGTAGTGGCTCCAATTTTTTGGTTTGCCATTGGTGGTATTCCGGCAATGATGACTTACAAAATGATAAATACACTCGATTCAATGATTGGCTATAAGAGTGATCGGTATATTTATTTTGGTCGGTTTGCAGCACGTATCGATGATGTTGTTAATTACATTCCGGCTCGTATAACCGCAATACTAATGGCTCTGGCTGCTCCATCAATGAGGGCTATTTCTTATATGTTTACTTTTGGTCGAAAACACAGCAGCCCGAATGCAGGTTATCCCGAAGCTGCATTAGCAGGAATTTTAAATGTGCGTTTCGGAGGTCCGAATATTTATCATGGGCAATTGGTTGAAAAACCATATATAGGAAAAAATTATCGCGATCTCCAATACTACGATTTTAAAATTACCTCCCGAATAAATCATACCGTATGTATTTTAGCTGTGATAATTGTTATAAATATTCATATTATCAATAATTTATAA
- the cobT gene encoding nicotinate-nucleotide--dimethylbenzimidazole phosphoribosyltransferase, giving the protein MSFTIEIPSLHNELREELQYKIDQKAKPIGSLGLMEEIALQVGLIQGSLTPELKHPVMLTVASDHHICEEGVSPCPVEITWQQCLNFINGGGGIGLFSQEYGFDLRVVDAGVDYDFKPHPKLIDAKVRKGSRNFYKEPAMTIEECLQALENGKNIVAKLHDEGCNVVGFGEMGIGNTSPASALLSVITELDIETCVGPGSGLSKEGVNRKAKILKEAIAKHGISKDPIENLARFGGLEIATIAGGMLEAAARRMVIITDGFITTSALLVAHQINNKVVDYTFFSHQSQEQGHKKMVEYLGGKAIMDLGFRLGEGTGSAVAYSVIKGSVTMLNKMTSFDEAAVYNTANDDIRIEL; this is encoded by the coding sequence GTGTCGTTTACCATCGAAATTCCATCGTTACATAACGAGTTGAGAGAAGAATTACAGTATAAAATTGATCAGAAAGCTAAACCCATTGGTTCCTTAGGATTGATGGAAGAGATTGCTCTTCAGGTAGGATTGATTCAAGGCAGTTTAACTCCGGAGTTGAAGCATCCGGTAATGCTAACTGTTGCTTCTGATCATCACATATGCGAAGAGGGTGTAAGTCCTTGTCCGGTAGAAATAACCTGGCAGCAATGTCTCAACTTTATAAACGGTGGTGGCGGAATTGGATTATTCAGTCAGGAGTATGGTTTTGATTTACGAGTGGTTGATGCTGGTGTTGATTACGACTTCAAGCCTCATCCCAAATTAATTGACGCAAAAGTACGAAAGGGTAGTAGAAACTTTTATAAAGAGCCTGCAATGACCATTGAGGAGTGTCTGCAGGCATTGGAGAATGGCAAAAATATTGTGGCTAAGCTGCACGATGAAGGCTGTAATGTGGTTGGTTTTGGCGAGATGGGCATCGGAAATACTTCACCGGCTTCTGCGCTATTATCTGTTATTACCGAATTAGATATTGAAACATGTGTAGGACCAGGTTCAGGTTTGAGTAAAGAGGGTGTTAACCGCAAGGCTAAGATATTAAAGGAAGCCATTGCTAAACATGGTATTTCGAAGGATCCGATTGAGAACCTGGCTCGTTTTGGTGGATTGGAAATTGCCACAATAGCTGGAGGTATGCTGGAGGCAGCTGCACGAAGGATGGTTATCATTACCGATGGATTTATTACAACCTCAGCCTTATTGGTAGCACATCAGATAAATAATAAAGTGGTGGATTATACCTTCTTTTCGCATCAATCACAGGAACAAGGACATAAAAAGATGGTTGAATACCTGGGAGGGAAAGCAATTATGGATTTAGGCTTCCGCCTGGGTGAAGGAACCGGATCAGCAGTAGCTTATTCCGTGATTAAAGGTTCGGTGACCATGTTAAATAAAATGACCTCATTTGATGAGGCTGCTGTTTATAATACAGCAAATGATGATATTAGAATAGAGTTATAG
- a CDS encoding DUF4956 domain-containing protein, which yields MGIAVINALSSDNVSYIELGFTNLAILGITYGLERVWLLKHESSKLIVYEKIELIKAGKRKELIEDLRERTDLPIHRIDIGKINFLRDTAQIIVYYYTDDVSNVNVSEMDDDDD from the coding sequence ATTGGAATTGCTGTCATCAATGCTTTAAGTAGCGATAATGTTAGCTATATTGAACTGGGCTTTACCAATTTAGCTATTTTAGGTATTACTTATGGTTTAGAAAGAGTTTGGTTGCTAAAACACGAATCCAGTAAATTGATTGTATACGAGAAAATTGAATTAATTAAAGCTGGTAAACGAAAAGAGTTAATTGAAGATTTGAGAGAACGCACCGACTTACCAATTCACAGAATCGATATTGGTAAGATTAATTTCTTGCGAGATACTGCACAAATCATTGTATACTATTACACTGATGATGTAAGCAATGTAAATGTAAGCGAAATGGATGACGACGATGATTAA
- a CDS encoding DUF4956 domain-containing protein — MDFTTSSLINWSDFFNLLIRFSFNLLVTVLLVRVLYYQTARRKDYLFTFLLIGTIVFLLCFLLESVKLQLGFALGLFAIFGIIRYRTTQIPIKEMTYYS; from the coding sequence ATGGATTTTACAACCTCATCACTAATTAACTGGAGCGATTTTTTTAACTTATTAATACGGTTTTCATTCAATCTTTTAGTAACTGTACTTTTAGTAAGAGTTTTATACTATCAGACTGCACGCCGAAAGGATTATTTGTTCACATTCTTACTAATTGGCACCATTGTTTTTCTTTTATGTTTCTTACTTGAAAGTGTGAAGCTTCAGCTAGGATTTGCCTTAGGACTATTTGCCATTTTCGGAATAATCAGATACCGAACCACACAAATTCCTATTAAAGAGATGACCTATTATTCCTAA
- a CDS encoding polyphosphate polymerase domain-containing protein: MKLQPNNIYEEIGNVLQDFSPISLDEMNHVSLMNRMDTKFIVPVSILPTLLRDIGKDYKVLDINNDRVFLYKTEYFDTQNFSMYEAHHNGKLNRFKIRKREYVASGKLFLEVKYKNNKRRTIKKRIEKENHEFSTNESNFIEENSPYKMEDLELKLSNEFYRITLVGSDERLTIDFDLSFTHGDDKDADFPEAAIIEFKQSRFNINSAGMQVLKKHGIRPESCSKYCIGAASIHSNIKANRLKQKFELLEKFKLN, from the coding sequence ATGAAGCTGCAACCGAATAATATATACGAGGAAATTGGCAATGTCCTGCAGGATTTTTCACCCATTAGTCTGGATGAAATGAATCATGTAAGCCTTATGAATCGCATGGACACAAAATTCATTGTTCCTGTATCCATTCTTCCTACTCTTTTGAGGGATATTGGGAAAGACTACAAAGTACTTGATATCAATAACGACAGGGTTTTCTTATATAAAACTGAATATTTCGACACACAGAATTTTAGTATGTACGAAGCTCACCATAATGGTAAACTGAATCGTTTTAAAATCAGAAAACGAGAATATGTAGCCTCTGGTAAGTTGTTTCTTGAAGTAAAATATAAAAACAATAAACGACGCACTATTAAAAAGAGAATAGAGAAGGAAAATCATGAATTCTCAACTAATGAAAGTAATTTTATAGAAGAAAACAGTCCTTATAAAATGGAGGATTTGGAATTAAAGTTATCCAATGAATTTTATCGCATAACATTGGTGGGTAGTGACGAAAGACTTACCATTGATTTTGATCTTTCATTTACCCATGGCGATGATAAGGATGCCGACTTTCCTGAAGCTGCCATTATTGAATTCAAGCAATCAAGATTCAACATTAATTCGGCTGGAATGCAGGTTTTAAAAAAACATGGTATTCGACCAGAATCATGCAGCAAATATTGCATCGGAGCAGCTTCGATACACTCAAACATTAAGGCTAACCGTCTAAAACAAAAATTTGAGTTGCTCGAAAAATTCAAATTAAACTAA
- a CDS encoding DUF2490 domain-containing protein has translation MKQRFFIIVLLLLSVKTIDAQVEDFVTWWNFTVKGEATKKLNYSIEPELRFFENSSQLSSWQSEFSLDYEVIKNLNIGGLYRYTVDYKTPDFNRRRNRFSLFLKYEVKTGHFRWQYRGIWQNDFTNVNSSVNGKTDFMAHRHKFAVKFKDKDWPVDPSFGIEYISALAPSKDLGEWKRRWFINVEREINKRLSAKISYKRQNEFEVSNPDLTNILLVGLEYEPKFLKRKKKKNKDKNEAATE, from the coding sequence ATGAAACAAAGGTTTTTTATAATTGTCCTGTTATTACTATCAGTAAAAACAATCGATGCTCAGGTTGAGGATTTTGTTACATGGTGGAACTTCACGGTGAAAGGAGAAGCAACAAAGAAATTAAATTATTCTATTGAACCAGAGTTACGTTTCTTTGAAAATTCAAGCCAGCTAAGCAGTTGGCAATCTGAGTTCAGCCTTGATTATGAAGTAATAAAAAATCTCAATATCGGAGGTCTGTATCGTTATACGGTTGATTACAAAACACCTGATTTTAATCGCAGAAGAAATCGTTTCTCATTATTTTTGAAATACGAAGTAAAAACAGGTCACTTCAGGTGGCAGTACAGAGGAATATGGCAAAACGATTTTACCAATGTTAATAGTTCTGTTAACGGGAAAACAGATTTTATGGCGCACAGGCATAAGTTTGCTGTCAAGTTTAAAGATAAAGACTGGCCTGTTGATCCAAGCTTTGGAATTGAATATATTTCTGCCTTAGCTCCGTCAAAAGATTTGGGAGAATGGAAACGAAGATGGTTTATAAACGTTGAAAGAGAAATAAATAAACGATTAAGCGCAAAGATATCTTATAAAAGACAAAACGAATTTGAAGTTTCAAACCCTGACCTGACAAACATTCTTTTAGTTGGATTGGAATATGAACCAAAATTTTTGAAAAGAAAGAAGAAAAAGAACAAGGATAAAAATGAAGCTGCAACCGAATAA